The window AGAAAAGTACAAGAAATTAATACTGGCACTTACTGTTTTGACAATAAAGCTCTTTTTGAAGCATTAAAGAAAGTAAGCAACGATAACGCTCAAGGAGAATATTATTTGCCGGATGTCATTGAAATTATGAAATCGGAAGGAAAAACCGTTGCCGCTTATCAAATCGATGATTTTGAAGAAACGCTCGGAGTCAATGATCGAGCTGCTTTAAGCCAAGCAGAGAAAATTATGAGAAGAAGAATCAACCTTCATCATATGAAAAATGGTGTCACTATTGTTGATCCCGACCACACCTATATCGGAACGGACGTAGTGATCGGACAAGATACGATCATTTACCCAGGCACGATGATCACAGGTCACACTGTAATTGGAGAAGATTGTGAAATTGGGCCTAATAGTGAGATAAAAGATTGCACCGTAGGGGATCGAACATCGATTCGCCAATCGGTTGCATACGATAGTGCCATTGGCAGTGATGTGAAGATTGGCCCGTTCGCGCATATCCGCCCAGATTCCCAAATTGAAGATGAAGTAAGGATCGGGAATTTTGTTGAAATTAAAAAGACGGTATTTGGCCGCGGAAGCAAAGCTTCACATTTAAGTTATATAGGAGATGCAGAAGTGGGCAAAGGAGTGAACATCGGCTGCGGCTCCATTACCGTAAATTATGATGGTAAGAATAAACATAAGACGAAAATAGAAGACGGGGTTTTTGTCGGCTGTAACTCAAATCTAGTTGCTCCTGTGACAATCGGCAAAGGCGCCTATATAGCTGCAGGCTCCACGATTACGGAAGATGTCCCTGGGGATGCTTTAGCGATAGCGCGCGCCCGCCAAATCAATAAGGATGGCTATGTTCAAAAATTAAACCATAACAAATAATTTCGGAGGTCCATCATGTATAACCAGTATTTAGATCCAAATTTGAAAATCTTTGCCCTCAATTCCAACAGGGCATTGGCAGAAGAAATTGCCAATTTTGTCGGAGTGGAGCTTGGAAAGTGTTCTGTTAAACGTTTCAGCGACGGAGAAATCCAAATTAATATTGAGGAAAGTATTCGTGGATGCGATGTCTATGTCATTCAGTCAACCAGTTCTCCGGTGAATGATAATCTGATGGAACTGTTAATTATGATCGATGCCTTAAAACGGGCTTCTGCCAGAACGGTGAATCTTGTGATTCCTTATTACGGTTATGCACGACAAGATCGAAAAGCGCGCGCTCGTGAACCGATTACAGCAAAATTAGTGGCAAATTTATTGGAAAAAGCCGGTGCGACCCGTGTCATCACATTGGATTTGCATGCCCCGCAAATTCAAGGATTCTTTGACATTCCTATCGATCATTTAATGGGAGTTAAAATTTTAGCCGATTATTTCAAAAAGAAACAGTTCGACGACGATATTGTGATTGTTTCCCCTGACCATGGCGGTGTTACACGCGCTCGAAAAATGGCGGAACGCATGAAAGCACCGATTGCCATTATTGACAAACGTCGTCCAAAACCAAATGTTGCTGAAGTCATGAATATCGTGGGAAATATTGAAGGGAAAATTGCTATTTTAATAGATGACATCATTGATACAGCTGGTACAATTACATTAGGAGCAAACGCCCTTGTAGAAAACGGGGCTAAAGAAGTGTATGCATGCTGTACACATCCGGTATTATCCGGGCCGGCGATTGATCGGATTCAAAATTCCAATATCCGGGAACTTGTTGTAACCAACTCTATTGCTCTTCCCGAGGAAAAGAAAATCGATAAAATCGTGGAACTTTCCGTTGCACCATTAATGGGTGAGGCCATTATTCGTGTTCATGAAGATCAATCTGTCAGCATGCTGTTTGATTAATCCATCATCGAAAATAGATCTTGCGGATGGTATGGATTCCAAAAATAAGGAGCAAAAGAATGAAGGGTGTGTTCGAAGCAATAATGGGCGGCTTTCCATACATGTTTTTCATGTAATGACCATGTTTAAAGATTGCCTGTTTAGGCAATTCATATAAAAGGGTTTTTACATTAAAAAACTAGAACGGGAGGATGTCTAATATGAGTGCAGTACTAGAAGTGAAAAGACGGAATGACTTGAGAAAATCGACATTAAATAAACTTCGGCGTGAAGGAAACATACCGGCCGTTATATATGGAAAGGGATTAGAAAATCAAGCGGTTTACGTAAGCAGAACAGATTTGCTAAAAACGATTAAAGAAGTGGGAAGGAATGGAATAATCACCTTAAATATTGATGATCGTGAGCAGAGCGCTGTTTTACACGACTATCAAGAAGATACGCTCACAGGCGAAATGATTCATGCTGACTTTTTTGCTGTCGATCCTTCCACGGAAATCTCCGCTGAAGTTGTGGTGGAATTAAAAGGGGAAGCTCCAGGTGTAAAAGATGGCGGTGTTTTGCAGCAGCCGTTATTTGAATTGACTGTAAAAGGCAAAGTGACCGATATACCGGATGCCATTCAAGTGGACGTTTCCCAATTGCAAGTCGGTGATACGATTACCGTAGGAGATATAAAAGAACATTATCCATTTGAGATTCAGCACGGCGATGAAGAGACGATTGTCTCTATCTTGGCTCCGCGTCAAGAAGAAGAAATCAGCACCGGCGAACAACAAGAGCCTGGCATACCGGAAAATGAAGAAGGAAGGGAAACACCGGCAAGCAAAGAAAGCGAAGGTTAATAGGTGTAAGGGCACAGCATGAAAGGCTGTGTCTTTCTTTCATAGTTGTGTTTATTACTGAAATATAACTGTGTTGGCAAAAATTTTTTACGATGAAATCATAAGGGGTTCTATGCTTTTATCCACTTCCCATTTCAAACATCTATTTTGACTGAATAGAGAATCTTCAGTTTAAGATAAGAAAAAGAGATTTTTACGAAAAATGTTATTTTTTTCAAGCAGGGCGGTTGCCTCGCTTTTTTTGTACATACCGCATAATATGATAGAATGTAAAGAAGAAACTTGAGGTGTTTTTGGATGATAAAATTAATAGCGGGGCTTGGAAATCCCGGTGAAAAGTATAGAGGAACAAGACATAATATTGGATTTGATGTGATAGACGAGCTTGCGCATCGATTGCAATCTCCATTGACAACTGCGAAGCACAAAGGAATTTATACGATTGTACGGTCAGGCGGGCATCAATTGTTGCTGCTCAAACCTCTTACTTATATGAATTTGTCAGGGGAAAGCATTGCTGAAGTCATGCGTTACTATAAGATAGATATCGAGAATTTATTGGTTGTGTATGATGATTTAGATCTTCCGCCCGGAAAAATTCGCTTGCGCCAAAAAGGGAGCGCAGGTGGGCATAATGGCATAAAATCAGTCATACAACATACAGGTACAGAACAATTTAAAAGGATTCGGATTGGCATTGGACGCCCTGACGGAAATAATACGGTTATTGATTATGTATTAGGAAAGTTTGACAAAGAGCAGCAGTTGATCATGAATGAAGCCGTTAAAAAGAGTGCGGATGCTTGCCTTGAATGGTTAGAGAAGCCATTTCCCGAAGTCATGAACCAGTTTAACTCCTGAAGAATGAATATCCTCGTTTCGATGTGTACATACTAAGAATAAGATGTGCACACGGAGGAGGACGTAATGGCTATTCATTATTATTGCCGGCATTGCGGCATTAAACTGGGCAGTTTGGAAAAACATATTATTAGCAGTGAAAAGCTAGGTCTTCATAAACTTGCGGACCATGAACGAAAAGAGATGGTTCAATATGAAAGTAATGGCGATATTTCTATAAAGTCTATTTGTGAAGATTGCCAGGAATCGCTTGAACGATATCCGGATTTTCACCAAAATGATTATCTTATACATTGATTGAACAAGCTTTGGATGCGGTCCAAAGCATTTTTCTGTTTTTTTGTTTGGACGCCAGGAGGGGAGAATAATGTTAAAAAATTTAGAAAATTTACTTCTTACTAATGATGAAATTCAATCCATCACTCAAGGTGTAGAAATAGGGCTTTCAGAGCAGCTTATTGCCGGATTATCAGGCTCTGCGCGCTCTTTGCTCATCTCTTCCGTATATCACAAGACGAACCGTCCGACATTGGTCGTGACCCATAATTTGCTGCAAGCGCAAAAACTGTATGACGATCTTATTCAAAGCATCCCTGAAAACGAAGTGTATTTATATGCGGCCAATGAACTGATTGCGGCGGAAATCTCTATTGCGAGTCCAGAGTTAAAAGCCCAAAGGATTGAAATGTTGAATCATTTAACGACAAGCACTAAAGGTGTGTATATCGTACCGGTAGCCGGTTTGCGAAAGATCTTTCCTCCAAAAGATGTTTGGAAGAGATTTCAAAAGATGCTTTCTGTCGGGGATGAAGTAGATTTAGACAGCTTTTTGCAAGAATTGGTCGTAATGGGTTATGAACGAGCCGATATGGTGAACACCCCAGGCGAGTTTAGTTTAAGGGGAGGCATATTAGATATCTACCCGTTGACAACCCCTGATCCCATTAGGATCGAATTTTTTGACACGGAAATTGATTCGATTCGCACGTTTTCCATTGAAGACCAACGTTCCATAGAAAATTTAAAGGAAGTCAGCATTGGCCCGTTTTCCGAAATGCCGCTCGATCGTGATCAATTGGTGATAGTGGGCGATAGGCTTCAAACAGCGCTGGCAAACAGCTTGAAAAAGGTGAAGAATGAAAAAACAAAAGAACTTCTCACTCAAAATATTGGAAATGATGTTGAGAGATTAAAAACAGGCAGCCTTCCAGATCAAATGGCCAAATATATAGCGATTGCTTATGAACATCCTGCAAGTTTAGTAGATTATCTTTCGGACAGAGGAATCGTGTTTTTTGATGAGTTAAGCCGAATTAATGAAATGAATGACTCGCTGGAAAAAGAGGAAGCAGAATGGTATACGTCACTCATTGAAGAAGGTCAAATGGTACATGACTTGCAAGTGTCCCATTCGCTAGCGGACATCTTGTCATCGATAAAGACGCCACGGCTTTATTTTTCTTTGTTTTTAAGGCATATTCCTCATACCAATCCGCAAAATATTGTGAATTTGTCTTGCAAACCAATGCAAAACTTTCATGGCCAAATGAATGTCTTAAAGGCGGAAACGGAACGATGGAAACATGGAAAATATACAGTTGTCTTTTTGTGTTCCAGCAAAGAACGAATGAAAAAATTCCAAAGTGATTTAGAAGAGTATGAGATTGAAGCTTCATTGCTGGAGGAAGAAGAGAATCTGTTTATCGGCAATCATCAAATTCTATATGGGAATTTGCAAACGGGGTTTGAACTTCCTTCTTTGCGGCTTGCCGTGATTACAGAAGAAGAATTATTTAATAAAAAGGTAAAACAGTCCAAGAGAAGGCAAAAACTTTCGAATGCCGAGAGGATAAAAAGCTATTCGGAATTAAACGTCGGGGATTATGTGGTCCATGTGAATCATGGGATCGGAAAATATTTGGGGATTAAAACATTGGAGATCAACGGAGTCCATAAAGATTATCTCCATATTAAGTATCAGGGAACGGATCAATTATATGTACCGGTTGATCAAATTGACTTAGTTCAAAAGTATATTGCTTCCGAAGGAAAAGAACCGAAGATTTACAAGCTAGGAGGCAGCGAGTGGAAGCGGGTTAAAAAGAAAGTACAATCGTCTGTTCAAGATATAGCCGACGATTTGATCAAGCTTTATGCAGAAAGAGAAGCATCAAAAGGATATGCTTTTTCTCCTGATGGCGACTTGCAGCGGGAGTTTGAAGCGGCTTTCCCTTATCAGGAGACGGAGGATCAATTGCGCTCTATTCAAGAAATTAAACGGGATATGGAAAGAGAACGGCCGATGGATCGATTGTTGTGCGGAGACGTTGGATATGGAAAAACGGAGGTAGCTCTAAGAGCGGCTTTCAAAGCAATTATGGACGGAAAACAGGTGGCTATGCTTGTTCCCACCACGATATTAGCGCAGCAGCATTATGAAACGATGAAAGAGCGCTTTCGAGGATATCCGATCAATATTGGAATGTTAAGCCGTTTTCGAACACGAAAACAAATTCAAGAAACCATCAAAGGAATTAAAAATGGAACGATTGATATTGTAGTCGGCACGCATCGGCTATTGTCCAAGGATGTTCAATACCATGATCTAGGCTTGCTGATTGTCGATGAAGAACAACGTTTCGGAGTGACGCATAAAGAGCGGATCAAGCAATTAAAAACGAATGTAGATGTATTAACGCTAACGGCTACCCCTATTCCTAGAACACTGCATATGTCGATGTTAGGCGTAAGAGATTTATCGATCATCGAGACTCCTCCTGAAAACCGGTTCCCGGTTCAAACGTACGTGATGGAGTATAACGGAACGGTTGTCAGAGAAGCGATTGAAAGAGAATTGGCGCGGGACGGACAAGTTTTCTTCCTTTATAACCGAGTAGAAGATATTGAGCGGAAAGCGGAGGAAATATCTTTACTTGTGCCGGATGCGCGCGTTACGTATGCCCACGGACAAATGACCGAGTCTGAGCTGGAAGATGTCATTTTAAGCTTTCTGGAAGGCGAATACGATGTGTTGGTGACAACAACCATTATTGAGACGGGAGTCGATATCCCAAATGTCAATACACTAATTGTATATGATGCCGACCGGATGGGGTTATCGCAGCTATACCAATTAAGAGGCCGAGTGGGCCGATCCAACCGAATCGCTTATGCTTATTTTATGTATCGAAAAGATAAAGTTCTTTCAGAAACGGCAGAAAAGCGTCTGCAATCGATCAAAGAGTTTACGGAATTGGGATCGGGATTTAAAATCGCAATGCGCGATTTGTCGATTCGGGGAGCAGGAAATTTATTAGGCCCTCAGCAACATGGATTCATTGATTCAGTGGGATTCGATCTATATTCGCAAATGTTGAAAGAAGCGATTGAAGAAAGAAAAGGAATCACTGTGGAAGAAAAACCGCCTGTTTTTGAAGTGGAACTGGATATCGATGCTTATATTCCGGATGCTTATATTCCAGACGGACAGCAAAAAATTGAAATGTACAAACGGTTCCGTGCTCTTGAAACGTTGGAAGAAGTGGCTGAATTGCAAGAGGAAATGGTCGATCGTTTTGGTGAATATCCGAAAGAAGTAGAATATTTATTCCGAGTGGCGGAAATGAAAATCTTTGCGAAAGACGTTCATTTAGAGTCCATTAAGCAGACAAAAAATGAAGTGACGATTCTAGTCAGTGAAAAAGGGACACCGCTTTTAGACGGATCAAAAGTAGTAGAATTATGCCAAACATACGGTCGGATGATGGGATATGGAATGGACGGGTATAAATTAAAAATTACGATGAATATTAAAAATGTTCCTGTAGAAAAATGGTTTTCTATTGCTTACAACATTATTCAAAATTTAAAAGAAGCAAAAAAGAAAGCCTCTTGAATAAGTCGGCACCCGAAAGGAGCCATTGACCTGTTTGCCGTGAAGTGAATGCTGTTTTTTGATCCGTTCCTCTTATGCAAAATGATGAAAAATTTTTATGGATAACTGTTGAAAAGAGTATAAACTGAAAATAATGCCTCGCTTGAAATATTTTTTATCAATAGAAAATTCTCACTGAAAGTGAATAGAACTT of the Bacillus smithii genome contains:
- a CDS encoding anti-sigma-F factor Fin family protein; amino-acid sequence: MAIHYYCRHCGIKLGSLEKHIISSEKLGLHKLADHERKEMVQYESNGDISIKSICEDCQESLERYPDFHQNDYLIH
- the glmU gene encoding bifunctional UDP-N-acetylglucosamine diphosphorylase/glucosamine-1-phosphate N-acetyltransferase GlmU — protein: MTNIYAIVLAAGQGTRMKSKLYKVLHPVCGKPMVEHVIDQVSTLNTDKIVTIVGHGAEAVKAQLDGKTEFAVQEEQLGTAHAVMQAEGLLGDKEGITLVICGDTPLIQADTMKALIEHHQQHQSSATILTVHMDQPDGYGRIIRNQEGFVERIVEHKDATEEERKVQEINTGTYCFDNKALFEALKKVSNDNAQGEYYLPDVIEIMKSEGKTVAAYQIDDFEETLGVNDRAALSQAEKIMRRRINLHHMKNGVTIVDPDHTYIGTDVVIGQDTIIYPGTMITGHTVIGEDCEIGPNSEIKDCTVGDRTSIRQSVAYDSAIGSDVKIGPFAHIRPDSQIEDEVRIGNFVEIKKTVFGRGSKASHLSYIGDAEVGKGVNIGCGSITVNYDGKNKHKTKIEDGVFVGCNSNLVAPVTIGKGAYIAAGSTITEDVPGDALAIARARQINKDGYVQKLNHNK
- the mfd gene encoding transcription-repair coupling factor, whose product is MLKNLENLLLTNDEIQSITQGVEIGLSEQLIAGLSGSARSLLISSVYHKTNRPTLVVTHNLLQAQKLYDDLIQSIPENEVYLYAANELIAAEISIASPELKAQRIEMLNHLTTSTKGVYIVPVAGLRKIFPPKDVWKRFQKMLSVGDEVDLDSFLQELVVMGYERADMVNTPGEFSLRGGILDIYPLTTPDPIRIEFFDTEIDSIRTFSIEDQRSIENLKEVSIGPFSEMPLDRDQLVIVGDRLQTALANSLKKVKNEKTKELLTQNIGNDVERLKTGSLPDQMAKYIAIAYEHPASLVDYLSDRGIVFFDELSRINEMNDSLEKEEAEWYTSLIEEGQMVHDLQVSHSLADILSSIKTPRLYFSLFLRHIPHTNPQNIVNLSCKPMQNFHGQMNVLKAETERWKHGKYTVVFLCSSKERMKKFQSDLEEYEIEASLLEEEENLFIGNHQILYGNLQTGFELPSLRLAVITEEELFNKKVKQSKRRQKLSNAERIKSYSELNVGDYVVHVNHGIGKYLGIKTLEINGVHKDYLHIKYQGTDQLYVPVDQIDLVQKYIASEGKEPKIYKLGGSEWKRVKKKVQSSVQDIADDLIKLYAEREASKGYAFSPDGDLQREFEAAFPYQETEDQLRSIQEIKRDMERERPMDRLLCGDVGYGKTEVALRAAFKAIMDGKQVAMLVPTTILAQQHYETMKERFRGYPINIGMLSRFRTRKQIQETIKGIKNGTIDIVVGTHRLLSKDVQYHDLGLLIVDEEQRFGVTHKERIKQLKTNVDVLTLTATPIPRTLHMSMLGVRDLSIIETPPENRFPVQTYVMEYNGTVVREAIERELARDGQVFFLYNRVEDIERKAEEISLLVPDARVTYAHGQMTESELEDVILSFLEGEYDVLVTTTIIETGVDIPNVNTLIVYDADRMGLSQLYQLRGRVGRSNRIAYAYFMYRKDKVLSETAEKRLQSIKEFTELGSGFKIAMRDLSIRGAGNLLGPQQHGFIDSVGFDLYSQMLKEAIEERKGITVEEKPPVFEVELDIDAYIPDAYIPDGQQKIEMYKRFRALETLEEVAELQEEMVDRFGEYPKEVEYLFRVAEMKIFAKDVHLESIKQTKNEVTILVSEKGTPLLDGSKVVELCQTYGRMMGYGMDGYKLKITMNIKNVPVEKWFSIAYNIIQNLKEAKKKAS
- a CDS encoding 50S ribosomal protein L25/general stress protein Ctc, with translation MSAVLEVKRRNDLRKSTLNKLRREGNIPAVIYGKGLENQAVYVSRTDLLKTIKEVGRNGIITLNIDDREQSAVLHDYQEDTLTGEMIHADFFAVDPSTEISAEVVVELKGEAPGVKDGGVLQQPLFELTVKGKVTDIPDAIQVDVSQLQVGDTITVGDIKEHYPFEIQHGDEETIVSILAPRQEEEISTGEQQEPGIPENEEGRETPASKESEG
- a CDS encoding ribose-phosphate diphosphokinase — translated: MYNQYLDPNLKIFALNSNRALAEEIANFVGVELGKCSVKRFSDGEIQINIEESIRGCDVYVIQSTSSPVNDNLMELLIMIDALKRASARTVNLVIPYYGYARQDRKARAREPITAKLVANLLEKAGATRVITLDLHAPQIQGFFDIPIDHLMGVKILADYFKKKQFDDDIVIVSPDHGGVTRARKMAERMKAPIAIIDKRRPKPNVAEVMNIVGNIEGKIAILIDDIIDTAGTITLGANALVENGAKEVYACCTHPVLSGPAIDRIQNSNIRELVVTNSIALPEEKKIDKIVELSVAPLMGEAIIRVHEDQSVSMLFD
- the pth gene encoding aminoacyl-tRNA hydrolase; the protein is MKLIAGLGNPGEKYRGTRHNIGFDVIDELAHRLQSPLTTAKHKGIYTIVRSGGHQLLLLKPLTYMNLSGESIAEVMRYYKIDIENLLVVYDDLDLPPGKIRLRQKGSAGGHNGIKSVIQHTGTEQFKRIRIGIGRPDGNNTVIDYVLGKFDKEQQLIMNEAVKKSADACLEWLEKPFPEVMNQFNS